The genomic window atgccacacctgtcaggtggatggattatcttggtaaaggagaaatactcacaaacagggatgtaaaccaatttgtgcaAAAAATTTgagaagctttttgtgcgaatggaacatttctgggatattttatttcagctcatgaaacatgggaccaacactttacatgttgcgttttttatatttttgttcagggtaTTTGATCAAGAAATGCAATTTGTGTAATGTTGGATAAGAAGAATAACTTTCGTTTTATCAATCTTTTACTATGATTTGAGTGAAATGTAGTATTCCCATTGAGGAACAAAGGTCGATTCTATTAACTCCTAATTTAACTGTCAAAGGAACATGTTCATACAGGTCTAGATGGCATTTTGATGTGCTTTTAGCCAGCAGCCTACTCTAcatgcagtacaatacagtagactGGAGTTGCGTGACACTGGTTTGTTGAGGCCTGAAAGGAGATATGGTTCTTATCCCCTGGATGTGGGGATTGGTGGAGCTCCCCTGCTTTGTGGTTTCTCCTCATAAAAGCAGCTTTGATAGGGGCTGAATCTGCTTTTGGTTCCAATACCTTTcatgggattgtgtgtgtgtgtgtgtgtatgtatgtatgtatgtatgggaaAAAAATCCACCCCAATCCATTAGTAAAGGCTTTCAAAGCATTTTTATGTGAGTTTGAGCTGTTTGcgtttatatacagtatgtgcatacTTGGTAGTGGCAGACATTCATGCACTTGCATGAAGAGTTTTTCCGCAGTTCTAATCTTGTGGTGGTTTTGTACGCGACCTAAGAACAATCCCAAAGTTGTATTTTGAGGCACACATGCTTGCAAGAGCAGTTGCAGGCTGTTACATAAGCGTTTCATGACCTCTGTATTTTAATTGAAACAcagatgaatacacacacacacacacactagggttgTCATGATACCAGTATTGCGATGTGATTTTCCGTGGCAAAAAGGAAAACACAAGGCAGACTAAACTCTTTGTACCTGCTGTAtctaaaatattgtgtgctatagcttggacaATAAACATGTGATTCTGTGTGACAATGTAAGGCTGCTTGTTTCCAAATGTAGTccacttcatgttttgtttccttgtcaCAATACCTCTGAGTATCACAATACTGGTATTGTGacaaccctaacacacacacacacactgtgtttgtTGCTAAGCATATACTATGGATGCATAAACAGCATTGAAATGTAGTTATTTTGTGGTTACTACTAGACGCTGAACTTGACAAGTAGCAAGTTTTCAACAGAGGgaatgactactgtagctcttAGTGCTGACATTTGGATACCCTTGTGTAGACATTACTCTGTCACAGTAAAACCTCAACATTATATTCTGGTTATCAGACGGTTATAGCTCAATATGATGACTTTCCATCTCACTGTCTCTGTATAACCACTTTGGTTCCTGAGCtaacgttgttgttgttgttttggggggTAGATTAGTTCCAGCCCAGTCAAGGAGCTAAGTCGGGGCTATAACTATCGCTGGATTAGAGTGTAGGACAGAAAGGGGACCCGTGTCGTGTGTCATTAGGTTCTAATTCCAGCTTTAGAGTTGATATTGATAGTGATGCTGGAGCTTGAccatctctactctctctactcagTCAGCAGTTTACTGTGTGATGATGGGCAGAGTTTTTCCTGACTCCAGGTTCTTGTGATCTACCTCGATTGTGTGAGAGTTGCACTTTGAGTgtctattgtactgtatgtagcctgtgcTTGGCTGCACACCACGTTGACTGGATGGGTAGAGTTGTGCATCCGGGGAATGAGTTCCGTATGTGTGCTGGTGCTGCCTGGGTACAGTAGATGGAGGGGCCCCTAGCCTGGAGCCCACCTACATTCACAAGTATGTTTATACTTTCAAAGGCGGCCAACAAAATGCATTCCCCTGGATAAACAGCCAGGATGCTGCTCCTGCCAGAGAACAAAAGACAAGCCAATCACACTCTTTTAATTTGGTGATGCCACACTGTGCCAGCAGCACACAGTGGAAATGAATCAATTTACAGGGATTAACATCAATGAGGGTAGCATGGTTATTGGTTACAGCAGAGGTTAAGTGGGGGTACAGTACAGCCCTGAGTGAGGTTTTGTCGGGTGCTGATTTGGGGGTTTGGGTAAGACGTGAGCTGTGTGCTGCACAGATTTGGGCGACACCTCTGCTGTGCCTTCGGCTTGTTCCGAGCTGTTAGGGAGAGGTGAGGTTGGAGAGACGCATCCGAACTTTAACGTAACAACTTTGCTCTATCTAAACTTTtgaaacgagagagagaattCAGGAAGTTTGTGTTTGGAGAGGTACCATAATTACACTTAAAAGCATCAGTTTGACATCTTAAACTCTCAACAAAACGTGTATTGTCTGAATGGCATGTTGACTGGATGTCATGCTTGCCTCTGGGCTCAGACAGCAGCACTGTACATAGTTGGCAAATGATTTAGAATTTGCTAACTGATTCCAGAAGCGGTAGCTACAGTGTATGGCTTTGTGCTTCTGACTTTATTGGTCTCTAGGCAGATGGTGggacaggacagcagagtccctatGCAGAGGCCTTCTCGTAAGGTCTCTCTGAGTCAGTATAATAGGTGTAACAAGTGATCCAAGCCTGGAGCAGAGGTATTTGACCCTCAGATTACATAGTCTAACCAGGTTGTCATATCCTATACTGTGTTCTGCTGTACTGTATGTGAGACAAACTCTGAGATGCATACAGTGTCCTAAGGTTGACAACACTGACTACAAGACTCCATCCATTTAGagtcaattgaaatcaaatgAACTTCAAATCCATGTATGTATGTGACCTCTGGGACAGGGGTTGTTGTatagagcagacagacagtagcCTCTCCTGTCTTGGACCACCATGTTGGCTGGACTGGAGGCTCTCTGGTGTGATTTTAGTGAAGGGGAGCAGAGCGGTTCTGATGGCTTGAGCAGTGACCGTGCCCAGGTCCAGGAGACACAGAGGCGGTGGGACGCTCTCAGCTAACCCACTCAGTTACACAACACGCATACAGGccggctggctgactggctggctgcctggctgactggcttTGTTAGTCCTTACTGAAGCATACCACTAGGCTGCTGTGGGAGCGCAGTGAAAAAAAAGATTTACAGCGACTGTAACACTTCATAACGCCTTGTCCCTCTATGTAATTATCTGAATGAAAACAGGAAGTGGTGTACTATTATTTTTGCTACTTGTTGTGTAGACACCACCTACTCTTTCTAGCCAGGCTTTGCTCATCTATTGTAGCTGTTGTGTGAATGCTGGgggagatggcacagaactcctCATGTGGGAGGTCCTGTTCTAGGTGTATTGAGAGCCTGCATCTTTGCCAGCTAAATAAACTGTTGTCTATATTAGGTAGAGAGCACTAGTAGTGTATCAGTAGTGGGATCTCCCAGGACAGTCTATGTTGACACCCACTCTTGCCTGAAGAATGGATTCTGCCAACTTACTTCCCTCTTCAACATGTCAGACATTTCTCCTCACCACCAGTAGGTTAATCTTTACACATTAACAGGGGGTATTGTGATGGAGTTATAAAAATGGCCTACCTAACCTCATACCTAAATCTTCCCCTAGCTGCCGTACCTTCTCCTGAACTCAACGGGGACGGACCCGAGGACACGCATGTACCCTGTGTTCTTTGGTGAGAGCATCAAGGTCAACCCCAAACCTGAAACAGAGATCAAGTGAGTGACCCTTCACCAAACCACACAAATACCACACAACTTGAAGGCAGCTTTTCTCTACCCTACGCAGTATTCACCTCTTAACAGCGCCATCTAGTGATCAGCTTCTATACTATTTCCTGCCTAATCTATTTCTTAATGTATTACTCTTCAAAGTACTTTAACACTTAATCCCATGTTTTTGGTTATACTCTCCAGGTGTAACTCTGAAGTGAAGTACGACTCAGACAGGCACTACCGGGACCAGGTGTACTGCGCTCCCGTTCCCACGGTGACTTCCTACAGCGAGATGGTGGTGGCCGTGCAGAACTGCACCTGGCGGCGCTACAAGTCCCAGGTGTACCTAGAGCCACGTCAGAGGCCCCTGCACTACCAAAGCACCACCATTGTGTACCCCAAACATGCCAAGAACACTTACCGCACCACGCTCAACTACAACGCTACGGGTTCCCAACGGTGGTTTGTCTCCACCGTCCAGCTGAAGTCCAGTGAGGACAGCACCCCCTGCATCATCTACGCTGAGGACCTCTAAACCTGATCTCAGACCTGACCTGCCTGGCAATTCCTACTGTTGTGGACTGGATACACACAGAGGCTGAAAGACAAGTGGACAAACAGGAAGACTGATAGACTGACACACAGAGGGTGGTAATATTGCATACTGTATAAGGAATATTGTAGGGGGAGTACATCGAATCACAAAGGCCTTTAATGAGTTGTCCTTCGTGTTAATTTGTCTTGTGGGGCAGAGCGCTGCCAGTCTGTAGCCTCTTCTCTCCAGGAACACCTCTGATAGTTGATGGTACCATGTTACACACTTTATTTGACTGTAAAGATTAATTATAGAAATGGACATATTCATGCTCAAAAGCTAACATGTGAATCCACACAGATGCATGCAAAGCAGTCTAATAGCTTGGTTGCACTTATTTTAACATTGTGTAAATTGTTGGTATTCTGAAAAGAGGGGGAAACCAAAAGATTGGACCAAAGATTTTGTTACAAAGTAGATTTCACCCTAGTAGTAAGTAATATCCTTGTCACATCCTCATCAGACTCTCAAACACGACTCCTGCATTAGGTCTACAACACTGCATCGTTCTCATCCCAACAAGTGTCTTGAGGGTGTCACGAGCACATCAGTGTCGTCTCTCAAAAGATGCCCAGTGACGTCAAACTCATCTCTGCGGCTTTGCTGTCTTGCTTTGACAGACACCAAACCACATCTTCATGACAATAGACATTAGGGACCTCAAACTCTAGAATGTGCCTTTTTAGTCTGATAGACACTGAGGCatttttaaagctagaatccttcattgaaacaataacaaagtggtcactgtgttttggtaaaaagctgagggatgggcctggagaaatgtaaccacaaattcatagacagagctatggatgcaaacactgactagttttaaccatgttttgaggctttaCAGTGTTTacgtttacattgtttacaaacattggagtaaaacaagcttgtatTTAGAGTTctggtatgacagttgaactaagttcatgaggcatttctaagttatattcttcaagaatcaataggtgTATATATCACTAATTTAAAAGTCTAAAAATGGATGTAgtaattaaggattctagctttaaatgaAAACATCACATTATCCGTGCCATGTTCTACAACAAATCAGAATTGGCGTCTGAGGCACCTTCAACAGCAGGCAGAGAGTCAAGGTTTCTGTTCTAGATTGCCTCTGGTGAAGGAGATGCTTGTTGTCACTGCCATAACTACAAGTCAACCTGCCTGTTGGAAATGCCAACGTTGGatccagagaggaggagggagagcagagcTAACCTGAGGAACATTTCTATTTTAAGACATGGCTAGCTCTAGCCTCTGATATCCAGGTTGTTTGGCAGACTGGTAAACACGACCATAAAAATCCAAACATGTTACTCTCTCCAGCACACTGCTGTTAAATACAGGATAGTGAAATGGGTGGCTTAGATTTATTCACAGCTGTCAGGTGTTGTAGGAAAATAATATAAATTCTTATTTGTATTAAGAATTGCCTGATCTCGCTCACAACgtttttttttgtctgttttATATATATGGATTATGGAACCTGGTAAATATTGAACCGTGTATTATGAATTCAGATCTCTTACCTCCATTTTTTTTAATCTCTACTTTATTTCATAGAAAATTTACATTTTCTACTTTTAATTTACATCTTGAGCTACTTTTGTAATGAAAAAAATGTAGGTGTTGAAAATTGACAAAGGAAGGCGTGTTTTATACACTAGAGAATATGGACTGAagaaagtgagagaaagtgaAGAGGCTCTGTTTTCGGAGGCTTTCTTAAGGGTCAAGATGTTCTGAATATTGAGGTCTACTGTAACTGTTACAAGTGCAACAGCAACTTTATAATACTGATGGTTTGAACCATAGGTATTACAGTCGCTGGTACAGAAAGAGGCCGTTCAGTGGAAAGATTGCTGTGGATTTCTGTGATGTGCAAGTGGTATGTGAGAAGTCATGAGTTATACGATTGAGGTGATGAAAGTCTAAGGGTTTCAAAGCGtttggttgttttgtttaagATACTTTCGAATTATTGATGTTCGTGTTTCCTAACGGTTGATTTTGTTCTTGTAAAATACTTTCCTGTTGTATATGTGGCATCGAGGCACTTCATAATTCTCtttatatttttgtatatttcCTGTGTCAATCATCTTTTTTTGTTTGGGGaaaagaaaaaattatttaattgaATAAAAATCTTTTCATTGAATAAAAGATAAAATACCAAAACCCAAACTGCACTATGGTCACGTGTATTTTCAGCATTTTCTTTTCAGTATATTGAAAGAGCCTAAAAGCCTGGAACAAAGCTGCAGAGTTGACAACCTAACTTCAATTCACAACAGAATTCCCACGGCATGTCCGAAGTTAAAGAGAGGGCCAGGAACAAACAATGCATACAGCTCTATTATTAAGATCTTCACCACAAAGGAAAGGAATATCATTTCTCCAGCAGCAGTACAGGAAAAAGAAAGTTCCACAGACGTAATGCGCCAGGGAAAAGGTCACACATTAAATGTGGCGCAACTTCTTAACTGTTTTCAGGTTCTGCCCTGCCTCATGCTTTAAGGCAGGGTTAGGCAACTACATTCAACCGTGGGCTCATTTTTGTGGGTGGATGGcggggggctggaacataattaaCAAAGAGATTGTATATGATAATaatcatttcataccttgattatattgagacacgatcacgtctcattttttattcatgggaatacttgaacagatttcctaaaCTAAACACATTTttagctgaattcctggtgattttgACGTATTTTTTTTACCGTATACAAGTAACTCAAGCATTATTCCGTCCAATTAATCCATCCTATTAATACCCTAAATATCCAAGTGATACTAAAATAACAGcacatctcctctctcctttggCATAGGGCACGTAGAAGGGGTGGGTGTGTACCTCAGAGCCCCATGGTCTCCTCAGTAACACAAATCCATCAGCACCTCCTCCCTCACTCTGAAGCTAATAGCACCAGACAGAATGATCCATCAGCACCTCCTCCCTCACTCTGAAGCTAATAGCACCAGACAGAATGATCCATCAGCACCTCCTCCCTCACTCTGAAGCTAATAGCACCAGACAGAATGATCCATCAGCACCTCCTCCCTCACTCTGAAGCTAATAGCACCAGACAGAATGATCCATCAGCACCTCCTCCCTCACTCTGAAGCTAATAGCACCAGACAGAATGATCCATCAGCACCTCCTCCCTCACTCTGAAGCTAATAGCACCAGACAGAATGATCCATCAGCACCTCCTCCCTCACTCTGAAGCTAATAGCACCAGACAGAATGAAGATGTCACACAGGAGCTGTGACGGGCTCGGGTCCAACCAAGACTTTACAACTAAAGGCTCGACTCCCAATTGTTCCTCTAGCTAGTCAGTGGTGAAATTGTAGGTAGTCCcagcagagaaggagagagggataaacaTGGCAACATTAGAGTAGTTGGTATCATCTATTTAGaaataaatatatggctctggtatGATCCAAAAGTGCTCCATATAAGAATTGACTATACTATTATTCCAGTAATTACATGGGTTGAAGTCCATGATGGTCGACCTTTTGTACCTAAAAGGAGGAACAAATTCAC from Salmo trutta chromosome 9, fSalTru1.1, whole genome shotgun sequence includes these protein-coding regions:
- the LOC115200029 gene encoding refilin-A-like, with the translated sequence MVGHLHLQAMDDSLKGKNREGLLDSPDSGLPPSPSPPFYSLSPGLLESRSGRCSTPVENHGYYKKESKGKLLPYLLLNSTGTDPRTRMYPVFFGESIKVNPKPETEIKCNSEVKYDSDRHYRDQVYCAPVPTVTSYSEMVVAVQNCTWRRYKSQVYLEPRQRPLHYQSTTIVYPKHAKNTYRTTLNYNATGSQRWFVSTVQLKSSEDSTPCIIYAEDL